The window AAAGCTCACGGAGCAACTTCTCTACCAACGATTCAAGACTACATACAGAAAATAAATGAAAAGAGCGTTGGAAAGATATGGGTGGACATAGATTTCTGCTTCTTCGAGAAAGGCAGAGGTACCCTCAACAATGATGAACTCAGGTCCCTGCAATACATTAGAAGGGCAGCCGACTATTTCTTCAAAGGTTGCAACATATATGATGACATAGCCGATTTAGAGGAAGATTTGAAACTTGGGATACTGAGCAGTGTTCCGCTACTTGCATTAGACATGGGGAAAATAGATGAGCAAGACCTGGAGAGGGATGAGGTGGACCTGATGAACATTCTAAGAAGATGCGGGGCGGTCGACGATGCGGTTCATCTAGGAGACCTGATATTTCTCCAAGGAATCAGACCACTCCAAGACGCTAGGCTGCTGAATGATAAAATCGATATCGAAGCCATAACCTTTGGAGCCAAAGTTCTACGCATGTTCGCTATAAGAAAATGGTTGCTGAAGGAACGTAGCTTTAACAGCCTATCCAACACAGCAGTGTCAATTGCAGATCCCAAACTATACAGAATCCCCGAAACCATACTACAATATGCGGTATACACATGATTTGAAGGGGGTTGCTAGAAATGTGTTAACCATAGTTAGACATATCGATGAGAAGTGAAGATTTGAGTTAGCTTGTAAGCCGCCTAAGATGGAAGACACATGATTTGTCACCAGAGGCTTTGCACTTAACTTCATTACATACAAATCTATCCTTATAGCATATGCTGCAGCAGCCGACGATGGTACCTACAAGCAGCTGGCAGACAGGGCTATCACTCTGAATCCCCGAGCAGATGAAGCAGTCCCTAACCTCGATCTTGTAAAGGTCATCTGAAATTCTATGGATCTTAGGATTTAACGCATACCCATAGTACATGGCGAGGGAGACGAGTTTAGGTAGATATTTGAGGTCAAAAATGAAACTTGGATCCTGGCCGAGCTCTCGATATGTTTCAATAGCTGCCGATCGCGCAGTCATATCTTGGAAGTATGTTTCAAGTTCACTCAGCTCCCTAGCTAAGTCCTTCTCATCCATCCTCTCGGAGATGAAGGCTTGAACTGAACGTCTGAGAGCATGATAGACCTTCATAGGTATGGTGTGATGTCTCCTCTTAAGTAATAGCAAAGCCACCCTCGTCGGCAGGGCTAGAGCAAATCTTGAGCGTAATCTCAAACACTTACTCAGTTGGGGGTGCGCCCTAGGTTCTGTTGGTTCAAACTTAATCAGCCCTCTGAGATTCCAGACAGCAATCTTCCTGAGCAGCTCATTTATGCTCTCAGGGAAGTAATGCCCCACATCGGTTAACGTCCAGTCCATAATCTGAGAGAGGAGCCATCGATCATAAGTAGATAATCTTTCAGATGTTTGAGCTAAGCCGCTTCTTGAGATCTTCAGCGTGTTAAAATTAGCTTTCAAATACTCTACCCTCTCGCCGATAACGTTCTCCTCCTCGCTTGGAAGAGTGTCGGTGAATATATCACCCCATTTTATCAGAAGCCGTCCTCTATCAACAATGAAAGGAAAATCTTCCATGTGAAATTCTGGACGGCATGCTCTCAATATTTGGAAAGAGAGCACTCTCCCTTTCCCAGACCCTAGTACATTTATCGATATGACGCCTGAGACCAAGGCTTGGAGCTTCTTCTCGAAGAATGGGAACGTCGCTTGAGGGAGGGTGAAGAAGTGTGCAGTCTCGTCTGATGGTTGTTTCATGAGCCAATATTCAATCATTCTCAAGACGAGCTCCTCACCTTCTTTGACGATTATGTGAGGTAAGTAGTGATGTATCAGAATTCCATGCCTTCCCACCGACCTCCGACACCTATCCACCTCAATACTTAAATCAGTTGGATCATGAAATTTATCGAGATCTACCCTCCTCACTTTAAAAGGTGTGTCAACGGGCTCACATGACATTACCAAAATCTTGTCTCTGCATGGAGAGGCACCTAGCAGCGCGTTCAAGAACTGCAACGATTCAAACCTTGTGATATCGAGCACAGCTAGAGAGTAACCAAAATTTATGTTTGCAATATGATCGAACAACTCATTTCCAGTC is drawn from Candidatus Bathyarchaeota archaeon and contains these coding sequences:
- a CDS encoding 4-vinyl reductase yields the protein MGRHGILIHHYLPHIIVKEGEELVLRMIEYWLMKQPSDETAHFFTLPQATFPFFEKKLQALVSGVISINVLGSGKGRVLSFQILRACRPEFHMEDFPFIVDRGRLLIKWGDIFTDTLPSEEENVIGERVEYLKANFNTLKISRSGLAQTSERLSTYDRWLLSQIMDWTLTDVGHYFPESINELLRKIAVWNLRGLIKFEPTEPRAHPQLSKCLRLRSRFALALPTRVALLLLKRRHHTIPMKVYHALRRSVQAFISERMDEKDLARELSELETYFQDMTARSAAIETYRELGQDPSFIFDLKYLPKLVSLAMYYGYALNPKIHRISDDLYKIEVRDCFICSGIQSDSPVCQLLVGTIVGCCSICYKDRFVCNEVKCKASGDKSCVFHLRRLTS